Genomic window (Streptomyces sp. NBC_00078):
AGAAGGGAGACGCCGTGTGGGACACGGGAGCGCGCCGCACCGAGCGGATCGGGCGGATCCTGCGAGTCCAGGCCGACCGTCACGCCCGCATGGACCGGGCGGTCGCCGGGGACATCGTCGCCGTGGTCGGGCTGAAGTCCGCCCGCGCCGGCTCGACCCTGTGCGCCCCCGGCGCCCCGATCGTCCTCGAACCGCCCGGTGTCACCGAGCCGGTGGTCTCCGTGGCGGTCGAGGCCCGTATGTCGACCGACGCCGACAAGCTGGCCTCGGCGCTCGCGCGGCTGACCGAGGAGGACCCCTCGCTGGTCGTGCGGTCGGATCCCGAGACCGGCCAGACGGTGCTGTCGGGCATGGGTGAACTGCATCTCGAGGTCGCCGCGGAGAAGCTCCGTCGCGCCCACGGGGTGGAGGTCAACGTCGGTCGCCCCAGGGTGAGTTACCGCGAGACGGTCGGACGCGGGGTGTCCGGGATGGCCTTCCGGCACGTCAAACAGGACGGCGGAGCAGGGCAGTTCGCGCATGTCGTCCTCGATGTCGAGCCGCTGGACGACGGGTTCGAGTTCCGCTCGTCCGTCGTCGGCGGGCGGGTGCCGCAGGAGTACGTCCGGGCGGTCGAGGCGGGCTGCCGCGACGCCCTCGCCGAGGGCCCGCTCGGCGCTCACCCCGTGACCGGGCTGCGCGTCACCCTCACCGACGGGGCGACCCATGTGAAGGACTCCTCGGACACCGCCTTCCGCACGGCAGGCAGACTCGGTCTCCGTGAAGCCCTGCGCAGCTGCGCGATGGTTCTCCTGGAACCGGTCGTGGAGGTCACCGTCACCGTCCCCGAGGGCTCCGTCGGCGGCGTCCTCGGCGACCTCGCCGCCCGCCGGGGCCGGGTCTCGGGCTCGGCCACGCGCGGCGGCGCGGCCGTCGTGACGGCCACCGTGCCGCTGGCCGAACTCTTCGGCTACGCAACCCGGTTGCGCAGCCGGACGCAGGGCCGGGGCACCTTCACCGTCCGGCCCACCGGCTACGCACCGGCACCGGCTGTGACACCGGTCCGGTGACCGGCCGGGCGGCCCCTCCCGCACGTGGGAGAGGCCGCCCCCGGCTCACGGGTACGACACCACCGTGGAGGGCACGGTCGACGTCCCCGAGGTGGGAGAACCCGTCTCGTTGATGACGTGCTCGTACTGGCCGTTGCCGCCCAGGGAGACCACCAGCAGGTCGTGGAAGCGCACCCCGGCCCGGTTCGGCGCGGCGAAGCCGCTGTGCTGCACGATCGTCGGATCGACGTTGTAGTAGCAGTAACTGCCCAGGCCCCAGCCCTCGTGCGCGGTGACCCCGTCGCCGACCTTGTAGGCGGCGTAGCCCTTCACCGAGCCGTTCTGGATCGCGGCCTGGTTCGGGGCGTCGTAGGCCTTCTCGTTCTGGAAGAAGATCGTGCGCCCCCGCTGCCCGTTCCACTGCACGTCGTACTTGTTGAAGTGCTCCACGAACAGGCCGGTGCACAGGACGTCGTCGCCGTTCACGACCACTCCGTAGTCCGCCCGGTTGGTCTCCCAGCCGACGCCTTCGCCGTGGTCGGCGCGCCACACCCAGGTGTGGTCGACGATGGTGTGCCGGCTGTTGACGACCATGCTGGTGGTGGCCTTGCCGGCGCCCGCGCCGCCGATGCGGACGAACACGTCCTGGACGGTGGTCGGGTTGGCGGAGTGATCGCGTGTGGCACCGCGCGGGCCGATCTCCAGCAGGGCGGGGGAGTTGACCCGCCCGGCGTCGACCAGGAACCCCGCCAGACGCACACCGTCGACATCGGCGACACGCAGCGCGGTGACTCCGTTGTCGGGTACGAGAGTTGCGTAACCGAGGCCCAGGACGACCGTGTTGGCGCGGTTCACCTGGACAGGCTGGTCGAGGTGGTAGATCCCCGGCGTCAGAAGCAGGTGAAGTCCCTGCGCGAGCGCCTGGTTGAGGGTCGCGGCGGAGACGCCCGGCTTGGCGACGTAGAACTGCGACAGGGGCAGCGAGGTGCCGCGCGGGGTGCCGTTGCCCCAGGTGACGCCGCGGGCGTTCGTCCGCTTCTCCGGCAGGAAGACGTGGAGATCCGAGCTGCCGGTCACGTGGAGGAAGGGCTTCTCCCGGGAGACCGGGGTGGTGTCGAGTGTCGTGTACGGCGGGTTCGGGAAGCTCTGCGCGGGGGCGCCCTCCACGCCGGAGAACACCATGTTCCAGACGCCGTTGAGCCAGCTGCCGATCGCGCTGTCCCGGGTGTACCACTGCTGCTGCGAGTACGGGCCGACCTCGCCGTCGATGCGGCTGTCGGCGATGTAGCCGCCGCTCGCCCAACCGTAGCCCGTGGGCGAGAGGTTGAGGCCACCGCGAACGTGCATACGGCGAAACGGCGCCGCCTGGGCGACCGCCCACCGGTTGGTGCCGTTGGCCGGGACCAGGGCCAGATTCTCCGCCGAACGCCAGAAGTTCTGCGTCGCGTTGCCGTTGAACCAGCCCGCGTCGACGGTGACGTCCCCGTTGATGGTCGTGTCGTCGGGGGAGAGGCCCAGGCCCATGATCGAGGTGTAGAAGCCGAGTTGGGCGTTGAGGCCGTGGTACGTGCCCGGCTTGAACAGCAGCGCGTAGCGGCCGGTGCCGAACTGGGCCGACTCCTGCTGTTTGAACACCTCGTCCAGTTTGGCCTGGATGCCCGCCGTGGACGGGTCGAAGACGAGGACGTTCGGGCCGAGGTCGCCGCCGCCGGGGAGGCGCCGCGGCTTCCTGACGGCGCGCGGCGCGGAAGTGGCGGGGGCCGCGGAGGCGGGGACTGCGGAGGCGGGGGCGGACAGGCCGAGTGCGACGGGGGCTGCGGCGGCCGCCGCAACGAGCACGGATCTCCGGCCGATGTCAGGCAGGGGCATGGGGCGGCTCTCCTGTTCAGGATCTGAACGGCGTGGGGTCTGGGAGCGCTCTCTTGCCGGTGAATGCTTCAACTACCCGAACGGGTGCGTCAAGAGGTGCGGCCGGAGTTCCACAAGGGTTGTCGTACCCCTTGACGAGCCCATGCTTCGAGGTTTAACTCACGTCCTAAATTAAGACGTGAGTGCAATCCCTGAAGGGGCACCGGGAGCCAGGCGCAGCATCCGAGCCGCGGCCGTAGGTGTCGTCACCATGTCACTCGCCCACCGGCATCTACGGGCCCGCCGTCAGCTGGACCGAGGGCAGGCGGCTCAAGCCCGTCGGGCGGGCGGCGGCCACGAAGCCCGACGCTCGGTCCGCGGGGCGCTCCTCGACCCGTACGAGCGCACCCTCGTCGGCACCGGCACCCGGCGCTGAGGTATGCGGCCCAGGATCACCGCGCTTGTGTGGCGCGCCGGACTCGCCCTCGCCCTCGTCTGCGGTATCGGCCTGCTGCCCTGGCTCTCGCGTGCCGACCCGGCGCGCACCGTGCTCAGGGCGCGTTCGGCCGAACGAGACGCCACTCCCCAGGTGCTGGCCGACATCCGGGCGCAACTCGGCCTGGACGACGGACCGTCGCGATTGCTCGGGCGATGGGCCGACGGACTGTGGCGCGGGGACGCCGGGCGGTCCTGGATCTCCGGCACCGAGGTCACGCCCGCCGTGCTCCAGGCCCTCGGCGTCTCCCTGCTGCTGATGGCGGTGGCCCTCGCCGTCGCGGTCCTCACGGCCGGGCTCGTCTGCGCCCCCACCCTGGCGCGGCAGGGCGGGCGCAGGCGCGCCGGAGGCGGCGGTTCCGCGGTCCTGGCCGCGCTGCCCGAGTTCCTCACCGCGTCGGTCCTCGCCACCGTCGTCGGCGTACAACTCGGCTGGCTGCCCGCCCTCGGCTGGTACGGGCCCCGCTGGGCCGTACTGCCGGCGCTCGCCCTCGGTCTGCCCGCCGGGGCCGTGCTCGGGCGGCTCCTCGACGACCTGCTGCCCGGCGCCTTCGCGGAACCCTGGGCGCTCGCCGCCACCGCCCGCGGACTGCGCCGCCGGACCATCGCCCGCCAGGCCGTACGCCGGTGCGTGCCCGGACTGCTGCCCAACGCCGGGCTGTTCGTGGTCGGGCTGACCGGCGGATCCGTCGCCG
Coding sequences:
- the fusA gene encoding elongation factor G translates to MRTNLNALAVVRNLGILAHVDAGKTTVTERILYATGTTHRRGEVHDGTTVTDFDPQERDRGITIFAAAVSCAWDGHRINLIDTPGHVDFADEVERSLRVLDGAVAVFDAVAGVEPQSESVWRQADRHGVPRIAFVNKLDRAGADLDAAVASIRERLHPAPLVVQLPIGAEDGFSGVVDLVRMRSLIWGEGSETAVEGPVPEELREEACRRRRQLEETVAELHTGALEEFCAQSVLSPPTLVAALRELTRSGDGVVVLSGSAYRNRGIEPLLDAVVSYLPSPIDVPAVRGTFEGSQQERAADSAAPFAALAFKVNATPTGRLTYLRVYSGTVEKGDAVWDTGARRTERIGRILRVQADRHARMDRAVAGDIVAVVGLKSARAGSTLCAPGAPIVLEPPGVTEPVVSVAVEARMSTDADKLASALARLTEEDPSLVVRSDPETGQTVLSGMGELHLEVAAEKLRRAHGVEVNVGRPRVSYRETVGRGVSGMAFRHVKQDGGAGQFAHVVLDVEPLDDGFEFRSSVVGGRVPQEYVRAVEAGCRDALAEGPLGAHPVTGLRVTLTDGATHVKDSSDTAFRTAGRLGLREALRSCAMVLLEPVVEVTVTVPEGSVGGVLGDLAARRGRVSGSATRGGAAVVTATVPLAELFGYATRLRSRTQGRGTFTVRPTGYAPAPAVTPVR
- a CDS encoding coagulation factor 5/8 type domain-containing protein, with translation MPLPDIGRRSVLVAAAAAAPVALGLSAPASAVPASAAPATSAPRAVRKPRRLPGGGDLGPNVLVFDPSTAGIQAKLDEVFKQQESAQFGTGRYALLFKPGTYHGLNAQLGFYTSIMGLGLSPDDTTINGDVTVDAGWFNGNATQNFWRSAENLALVPANGTNRWAVAQAAPFRRMHVRGGLNLSPTGYGWASGGYIADSRIDGEVGPYSQQQWYTRDSAIGSWLNGVWNMVFSGVEGAPAQSFPNPPYTTLDTTPVSREKPFLHVTGSSDLHVFLPEKRTNARGVTWGNGTPRGTSLPLSQFYVAKPGVSAATLNQALAQGLHLLLTPGIYHLDQPVQVNRANTVVLGLGYATLVPDNGVTALRVADVDGVRLAGFLVDAGRVNSPALLEIGPRGATRDHSANPTTVQDVFVRIGGAGAGKATTSMVVNSRHTIVDHTWVWRADHGEGVGWETNRADYGVVVNGDDVLCTGLFVEHFNKYDVQWNGQRGRTIFFQNEKAYDAPNQAAIQNGSVKGYAAYKVGDGVTAHEGWGLGSYCYYNVDPTIVQHSGFAAPNRAGVRFHDLLVVSLGGNGQYEHVINETGSPTSGTSTVPSTVVSYP